The Phormidium sp. PBR-2020 DNA segment GGGAGAGATTCTGCAAAAATTCTTTAAGTCGAGATTGAAGGGAGAGGGAATCAATCACTTCTTCGAGCCGTTTGTTGGCTTGCTCTCTGTCATCTAAACAAAAGTTTCTCAGACGAATTAGAGCATTTCTTAACCCCAAAACATTGGCAACTAACCAATAGGTTCCACTACTTTTTTCTCGGAAACTTTCATCAATAATCAGGATATTGCGGTCTGTCAAAAAGTCAATCAGTGCCAGGCGAACAGCATTAGGAGATAGAGCAATTTTCATCAACCAATCAGACAACTGATAGGCTTGGCTATCGGTGAGTTGAAACTCTAAGAGAACATCATCAAAAATCTGATTGAGTTGGCGATCGAGGAAGTCCTCTCGGCGGGCCAAGACTTTTAAGATGCGGGGGAGCGATCGCCCCACCAAATCCCGCAGGATTCCGGCGATAATCTTATTACTCTTATCATTGGGGTCTGCCTTCAAACTCCCCTGGGCCATCTTCAGCAGCCAGAGAATTGCTCCTTGAATCCGCTCAATCGCTAGGAGACGGCGAGCGATTTTTTGCAATTCGCCCGGTGTCAGCAAGGACCCCATAATCGTATCCGAGACCCGTGTTGCTAGTCGTTCCTGATTTCGAGGAATCAAACCGGGGGTAAAGGGCAAGCGATACTTGCCAATATAATAGGCCCGATAAGGACGAAACAGCATTTTGATGGCGAGATCATTGGTGAAATAGCCAATGATTCCGCCAGCAATGGGGGGGATCAGAAGAAACCAAACGTCTGGGTGTAACAAGAAGGGAACGGGGAACAGGGAACAGGGAACAGGGGAGAAGAAGGCAGTAGGCAGTAGGGAAGAGAAGGCAAGAGGCAAGAGGCAAGAGGCAAGAGGGGGAACCACGTAGGGGCGTACGGTGATCGATAGCCGAACCGTGGTCGCCCTCTTACCCTTGTGGAAGACTCGGTTGGGTTAGGGTTTGTGGGCGACGAGAACCCCCATCATTCCACCCATGAGGGGGTAATGGACGACTCGCTCAAATCCGGTGGACTGGGCCAGTTGCACCTGTTGGCGACCGCTGGGGAAGCGATCGAGACTGGGGGCAATGTAGGCGTACTCCTCTTTCAAGCGGAACCGTTGGGCCGTGGGAACCACTAGGGTATTGAGATACCACTGTTGAAAAGCTCGCATCCCGGCCGATTGGGGACGGTGCATATCTAAGATAGCAACTGCCGCTCCGGGTTTGAGGATGCGGTAGAGTTCACCGAGACCCTGGGGGATATCGGTGAGATTGCGTAATCCGTACCCCATGGTGGCCGCGTCGAAGCTATTGTCCTCAAAGGGTAAGTTCAGGGCATCCCCTTGTACCCAGTCTACCGGTCGCAGTTGTTGGTAACTGCGACCACGGGCCACCTCTAACTGGGCGGCAGAAAAATCAGTTCCGACCACAGTCCCCATTTTACCCACCACCTCCGCCAAGAGGAGGGCGATATCGCCACTGCCACAACAAACATCTATAACCCGATCGCCCGCTTTGGCCCCAGACCAGTTCACCGCCATCTGTTTCCAGATGCGGTGAGTACCAAAACTGAGGCTATCATTCAGGCGATCGTAGAGAGGGGCGATGCGGTCAAAAAGCTGCTGAATCTCCGCTGCGTCCGGTTGCATAGTCATTCAATCAGAGCGGTCACGAGGCTAACTTGGCACAGGTCAAGGCCAACGCCATTTGTTGGGTGCAACGGTGAATCCACTCCACCTCGTTTTCTTGAACGGCGTTGGGACTTTTCCATTGTAGAGATGCCAAGGCGAGAAGTTCCTGGCGAAAGACCACGGGTAACACTAAGTGAGCTTTCACCCCTGCGGTCTGATAACTCTCCAGTTGGCCCAACTCAGCATCTCCGGCGACGTTCGCGACCCCTTGCACCGATTGACTGGCGATCGCCTCCTTGGCCAAGGGATCATCCCCGAGATCGATTCTCTCGTCTTCGCCATAACAGACTGGGGTCCCGCTAAGGCTATCCCCATCCATCAGTTGCAAAACGCAAGTGTCAGCCTCAAAGTTCTCTCCCAAGGCATCAGCGATGGGTTGTAAGGATGACCCAAGATCCGCCGAGGTTTGGGCCACTTCGATCAGGGTGGCTAACACCGCCATCTGAGCTTGAGACCATTCGAGTTCCTCGGTTTTCTGTTTCAGTAACTCGTAGGTATCGGCGGCACGTTGCACTACCCCACGTAACTCATTGGGGTCCCAGGGTTTGGTGATGTATTTATAGACTTGTCCAGAGTTGATGGCCTCAACCAAGTCTTCAATATCCGTAAAACCCGTCAGAATAATGCGGACTGTATTGGGAAACTGAGTGACGGTTTTACTTAAAAACTCCGTCCCTTTCATTTCCGGCATCCGTTGATCAGAGACGATGACCGCCACTTCGCCTTGTTTTTCCAGAACCTCAAGGGCCTGGATGCCGCTTTCGGCTTTATAAACCTGGAATTCTCGGCGAAAGGTGCGATAGAGCAAATCTAGATTATCTGGCTCATCGTCAACCACTAGCATTTTCGGTTTCTTGGGTCGCATCGAAGTCCTCAATCGAGTCTTTACGTCATCAAGTTCTGGCATGGTATTGATTGTACCTACCTCCATTTGGACAGTTTGTCCCTGATCAAATCGGAACCCGCTCATGTCCCTGGCTTGGAGACAGTCAAGTACCTGATCTATGATACTTTGCCAGGTGGGCGATCGCGACCCTCAGGTCTGTGACTAGAGAAATCTTCATATCTGCCCCGATCTGTTATCTGTCCTGAACAGTCGAGTCCCGACCCTTACAGATTAACCCGTTCCCTGAACCCTAAGGAGACCCCCGATGGATGTCATTCCCGCGATTGATTTATTAGGTGGCCGTTGTGTCCGCCTCTACCAAGGGGACTATGATCAGTCCCAAACCTTTAGCGAAGACCCTGTGGCCATGGCCCAACAATGGCAAGACCAAGGTGCCAGTCGCCTCCATCTAGTGGATCTCGATGGGGCCAAGGAGGGTCGTCCTGAAAATAGTGCGGTCATTGAGGCCATTACCCGCCACCTGTCGATTCCGGTGCAACTGGGGGGAGGCCTGCGCGATCGCGATACTGTGGCCCGAGTCTTAGACTGTGGCGTTGAACGTGCCATTCTCGGAACCGCTGCGGTGGAACAGCCTCAGTTGGTTCAACAACTCTGTCAGGAGTTTCCGGGACAGATTGCGGTAGGAATTGATGCTCGTGATGGCTCGGTGGCAACGCGCGGCTGGTTGGAAACCTCTGAAGTTAAGGCCACGGATTTAGCGCAACAGATGGCTCAATATGGGGTGGCTGCCATTATCTATACGGATATCCATCGCGATGGAACCCTAAGCGGCCCTAATCGGGACGCCTTGCGAGAGCTGGCTGAGGCCATCTCGGTTCCGGTGATTGCCTCGGGGGGGATGAGTTCAGTCTCTGATTTATTGGGGTTACTCTCCCTTGAATCCCTAGGGGTGACCGGGGCCATTATCGGTCGGGCCCTCTATACGGGGGATATTTCTCTGAAAGAGGCGGTTCGAGCTGTGGGTGAGGGACGCTGGCAAGATGTGCCCCCGGATTTGGGGTCTTCGGCTTTGGCCTAAGCATTTTGTCCTAAGGATGTCTGGGAATCTCAGGAGTCTGGAAACCATGAGATGGGGAGCTGTGAGAGTGCCGCTGGGATTCTCGCTGGGATTCTCGCTGGGGTTGTCGCTGGGGTTGTCGTTGGGGTTGTCGATGCCGCAAGCTGCCCCGGCGGAAGTTTTGCTCTAACCATTGGCGGAATTTATCTTCAATGGCGAAGGCTTCCCGTTCAAAGACGTTATCCTGGTACCGCAGACCGGCTCGTTTGTACTCCCGGAAGTACTCATGACCAAAGGCGTGAAGTCCACCCAGGTCTTCTGATTGCCGCACATGGACTAACTCATGAGCCAGAAGCACCAGTTGCTCGGGATCTTCGGGAGTATAGGGGTCATTGATATAAATGCGGTTCCCATACACCTGAGCATTGGATGAGCCGACATCCAGCCGTAGGTTTGCCCCCACCCAGTTATCAATCAGTTGTACGTCATAGACGACCTCAACGCGATCGACGAGATCGCCAAAAAAAGGACGCAGATATCGCTTCTGAGATAGGGTGAGGGAAGACCCATAGGGGTATTGATAGTGCATAACCTGGGCGATCGCCTGGTAGGAGACGGCTCCTAGACGAATTAAAATCGGTTTGGGCAAATGTTCCGGGACTTTGCCCTCGCAGAGTTGTCCGAGCAGAGTATGGCTCGATATACAGGAGACAATCGTCTGTTCAGAGATTGACCAACCCGACAAGACCACCGTCAGACAGCTAAAAAAACTCAGCAACCCCACCGCCATGCGGTAGTAGGCGCGCGTTAACCTCAGTCGTGGACGGGTTCGGGAACGTCGTCGGGTCCTTGAGCGGTGGCTTTGACGGTAATGGAGTTTCAACCGAGGCGATCGCATTTCAGTCTCAAATCTGGGTGAGCGGGAAAAACAGGGTTATCAAAGGTCTCGCCAAGTCACAGGTTCCCGCGTGGGAAGCCATAGCAGGCGATGACTCTGGATTTGAACTCTGGGCTTCAACTCTGGGCTTCAACTCTGGGTCCGAACTGAGTTGAGTGAGCCTTAAAATCTCTCCCTCTACTTATGATAAACAGAGAAGCCCTCTGGTGATAGTGTTCCCCTTCTTGAGTTTATGACGATCGCAATTCCCAAAACGTTCCATATGGATTTTGTTTTGTCGAAATGTTAAGTTTTTTTTGTATCCTGAATCACCTGAACTCCATAGATGGCCATCCTTGAGCCGTAGCTTCCCAGGACAAGGAGATTTCTTGAAACGAATCCTCAGGACTCATCCAGCCAAAGAACCGTTTTCTATTACAATATAAGTTAATCTTAAATCTGTTCTATTCCTGCTTTTTCTTAGATGACGCAAGCCAATTCTGAAACTGTCACAAACTCCCCCGAAACACAAGATACAACAATTCCTTTTTTGCCCGTCAAGGAGTTGTCTCCAGAGCAATGGTCAACCCAGACTTTTATTCAAGAGCATCAAATCCCAGGGATTCCCGTTGTTCTGCGCCAGGGGGTGTCTGAACCAGAATGGAATCTGGAGTATTTAGAGTCAAAAATCGGCTCAGAAAAATTCCTTTGTCGTTTCTATGGCCAGGAGCGACAAACTCTCGACAAACGGAAATGGCAAACCATCGGTAGTGGGATTGCCGCTCAATGTCTCTCGTTTTTCGAGTATGCGAAGCTAGTACGCTCTGGGGAAGCTCACCGTGAGGATATTTATTTAGCCAAATGTCCCCTCGCCACAACGCCGTTAGCGAACTCCCCGAGCTTGCAAGCTATTGGTCCTCAATTTAACCTGTACAACGGCATAACTGACTTCAATCTTTGGGCGGGAGCCGGTGGCCATACCGAAAGCCTACATTATGATACCTTTGATGGCACCTTAATTCAGTTAGCAGGACAAAAACGGGTGGTGTTATTCCCCCCGTCGCAACTGTCAAACCTCTATCCCTTCCCCCTAATCGGTCATCTACACCATGGCTTAAAACTCCGCTCTTGGTTTAGCCAAGTCTATCCAGATAAACCTGATTTTGAGGCGTTCCCCGGTCTTGAAGACGCCTTTAAACACCGCTACGAGGTTATTTTAAATCCCGGCGATGTCCTCTATCTTCCGGTGGGTTGGTGGCATGAAGTCAGTGCCTTGGGAGAGGGTTTTGTCTGTTCTGCCAACCGATTTTGGGCCGTATTCCCCCGCCGCCGGGTCTTATCTCAATGGAGTTCCTGGCGTACCTATTTTGCCTTTTTGTTATCGATGCCCTTCATGAGCTTGAAATTCATTCAAGCCCTCACCAAACCGAACCGCAAGGAAGAGTTAGAGAAAGTATTACGGATGTTTTAAGGGTGTATTCCGGGTATTTCAAGACCGATCCGGATGGGCGATCGCCGGTCGTGAGGGATGAAGTCTACTCTTAATCCATATCAATACGGGCCACATGAAATCCCATGACACATTTATAATAGCGACCTGAGCGATCGCCACGGGAACTCACCACCCGTCCACAATCAAGTTGTCCTCCACGCCAACGCGGTTGTCCATTGTGGTCAGCCAACATACAGCTTTGACAAACTTGACAAGTGGGTAAAAGGGAATTGTCCGTTAAAATCACAACCATGATTCTAAGACCTCCAAAACAGGATTAACGCTGACCTAACTCCATTGTAAGCCGTCCCTCCGCTGCTGGGCGATCGCCCACGGCTTCCAAGACAGCCTACCCTTCACCTAACAGCCGAAACAGGCTACAATCAGGAGTTCGGGCCACCAGCATCCCCCCCAACCTAAACCATTCGTAACACCTGTAACCCGTCGTCAGCAGACGCACCCAGACGATTCAACTCAATCATGACTCAGACTAACTTAGACTTCCTGGCTGCCAGCGATCCCACCCTGGCGGAGATCCTCAACTCGGAACTGCAACGCCAGCAGGATCACCTAGAACTCATCGCCAGCGAAAACTTCACCTCCGCTGCGGTTCTAGCGGCCCAAGGGTCGGTTCTCACCAACAAATACGCCGAGGGGCTGCCCAACAAACGCTACTACGGCGGCTGCGAACATATCGATCGCGCTGAACAACTGGCCATCGACCGTGCCAAAGAGCTATTTGGTGCAGCTCACGCCAACGTTCAGCCCCATTCCGGCGCCCAAGCCAATTTTGCCGTTTTCCTAGCTTTGCTGAAGCCAGGAGACACCATTATGGGCATGGATTTGTCTCATGGGGGTCACCTCACCCATGGTTCTCCAGTGAATGTCTCGGGGAAATGGTTTAACGTCCAGCATTACGGAGTCAGCCAGGAGACCGAACAACTCGACTACGAGGAAATCCGCCAACTGGCCCTCAAACACCGGCCCAAACTCCTCATCTGCGGCTACTCCGCCTATCCTCGCACCATCCACTTCGACAAATTCCGGGCCATCGCCGACGAAGTGGGGGCCTATCTCCTGGCCGACATTGCCCACATTGCCGGACTCGTGGCCAGCGGTCATCACCCCAACCCCCTCCCCCATTGCCATGTGGTCACCACCACCACCCACAAAACCCTACGCGGTCCCCGGGGAGGTCTGATTCTGACCCAGGATGCCGACTTGGGTAAAAAACTCGATAAAGCCGTCTTCCCTGGTAGCCAAGGCGGTCCCTTGGAACATGTCATCGCCGCCAAAGCCGTAGCCTTCGGAGAAGCCCTCAAACCGGACTTCAAGACCTACTCCGGTCAGGTAATTGAGAACGCCCAAGCCATGGCCAGCCAACTCCAGGAACGGGGTCTTAAAATTGTCTCCAATGGCACCGATAACCACTTGATGCTGGTCGATTTGCGATCGGTAAGCATGACCGGGAAACGGGCCGATGCCTTGGTGAGTGGGGTTAATATCACCGCCAACAAAAATACCGTTCCCTTCGATCCCGAATCCCCCTTTGTCACCAGCGGCTTACGCCTGGGGTCCCCCGCCATGACCACTCGCGGCATGGGTGTGGAGGAATTTAAGGAAATCGCGAACATTATCGCCGATCGCCTCCTCAACCCGGAAGATGAAGCCGTAGCTGAGACCTGCCGTCAACGAGTCGCTAACCTCTGTCAGCAGTTCCCGCTGTATCCACATTTACGGATTCCGGTTCCCGCTATGGCGTAGATTAAGTATCCGCGATAACAGAGTTTCTGGGCAGTCCGAGCGGGCTGTCCTTTTTTTTGCGTCCTCGATGGAGATAAACTGGGAATTTTCTGGCTCTAAAAACCGCTGTAACGTTTTATAGTCTTGGTTTTGAGAGCTTGAGGTTTTTGTGATTCCTGAGATTGAGGGGCAACAATCATGGCAGAAGTTGACGCGATCGCGGTACACTAAGCCCCATTGCTCCAACCCTGACCCCACCATTGGGCTTCTAACTCCAGATGCCGCAACATCTGTATCATCTGTTTGCCTTCGTAATTTCGGCAGCCCTGGTTCTAATTACCACCCCCTGGGTGAAGGAACTGGGCCTGCGGAGTGGACGAGTCGATATTCCCAATGATCGCAAAGTTCACGATCGCCCCATGGTTCGCCTAGGAGGTGTATCGATTTTCCTGGGAACCCTAATTGCCCTACTTCTGGTTTGGAAGCTAGGGGGATTTATTGACACCGATGGCAATTACCTCGATCCCGCCACGGAATATGAAATTTGGGGAGTCACCATTGGCGGACTCTTCTTTTTCATGATTGGGTTTGCCGATGATTTGTTCAATCTCTCCGCCATTACCCGCCTCTTCCTACAAATCCTCATCGCCAGCGTTGCTTGGTCGTTATGTGGTGTCAGTATTGATTTTCTCACCATTCCCTTCCTTGGCTTAGTGGAGTTACCGGGACTGGTGAGTTTACCGGTGACGGTGATTTGGCTGGTGGGGATGGCCAATGCCATTAACTGGATTGATGGCCTTGATGGCCTAGCTGCTGGCGTCTCAGGGATTGCAGCGGTGGTTCTGTTGGTGGTGAGTTTGTTTATGGAACAACCGGCCGCGGCCCTCATTGCCGCCGCCTTAGCGGGAGGGGCCCTGGGATTTCTCCGCTACAACTTCAACCCAGCCCAAATTTTCATGGGGGATGGCGGATCTTACTATCTCGGGTTTACTCTGGCCGGTGTTGGGGCGATCGGTTTGGTCAAGAGTACCGCCGTCACAGCGGTGTTACTGCCCTATATTATTTTGGCGGTTCCCATTTTTGATATGTCAGCGGTGATTGTCGATCGCCTCCGTAATGGCATTTCTCCGTTTGCGGCGGACAAGCGACATCTCCATCATCGCCTCCTCAATGCCGGTTTGTCTCATCGGTTCACGGTTCTGTTTATCTACGCCCTCACCCTCTGGGTGGGAGGGTTAGCCCTGGCGTTTGCAGGACTTCCCAGCGGCCAGGCCTATGCCTTGGCCGCCACCTCCTTATTGGGTTACACAGCTTGGAAAGCCTGGAAGTATGCCCGGTGAACAACGGAGACTCAAATGAATTGTGTGATTTGTAAGCATGGACAGACAGTCCCAGGACGAACGACCGTGACTCTAGACCGGGATGGAGTGATTGTCATCCTGAAAAACGTTCCCGCCGAAATTTGTGACACCTGTGGCGAGTATTATCTTAGTGAGGAAACAACTCGGGTGATCCTTGAGAGTGCAGAACAGGCGATCGCCAAGGGAATTGATCTCGAAGTCCGTCAGTATGCTGCTTGTTAAGCAAGCCGCCAGGTCAATCTACGGAGACCGTCACGGCGGCAACAGCGATGAGCATATCATCATTTTTATCCTCTAATTCAGGAATCGCTCGCCCCACGGTGACCATTCCTCCCGACTCAACCCGTAGGGTTTTTTGTCCAAAGGGCAAAACCGCTAACACCTCCTCCTCCCGAACCTGTTCAGGATAAGGAACCGCCACCTGAACATCCACATACATCTGGTTGGGATGATCTAATTGGGCCACTTCCCAGACTCCTGGTAGGGCATTATGGGCGATCGCATTGCGAACGGCCCGGGTGGCGGCCACGGTGGGATCTTGTCCATGTTGGTCGATCCCCATTCCCATCTCAATAATTAAACGTTTACGAGCCATGACCTTCCCTAAACTGTTGCGGTATTGGGACAGTTTAGCCGAAAGTTCCCATTAAAATGAGCAATTTTGCCAAAAATGGGTCGAAGAAACCCTCCCCCCGATTTCGGTTGCACTCACTGGGCAAGTCCGCAAAGATTCCCTATCTTAGTAATAGATAGCCGCAGCGACAAAAAAACAACTATGAACTCTTTACCTCACACTGGACGCGAGAAAACCGATAACCCCCTCTGGGATTATGTGCAGTCCCTCTCCCCTGAGGCGATCGCCAAACTCTCCCAGCCGAATCCGGAAGTAGCCCAGGTGATGGAACGGTCGATCGCCGGAATGTTAGGAACGCTGCCCCCCGAAGGCTTCGATGTCGCCGTCACCACCTCTCGGGAAAATCTCAGCAAACTCCTCGTCTCCGCGATGATGAATGGGTATTTCCTCAACAGTGCCCATCAGCGGATGGCGTTTGACCGCTCCCTGCAAGCGGTACATACTGATGACGACCAAGACGGTCACCAGTAGGCCCGACTCACCATCGGCTAACCCGAGGGGCGCGTTAAGCCTGTTGGCGTAGAAATTCTCGCACCTCATCGGCGTTGGGCTGGGCGGCGATCGCCCCTGGTTTTGTGGCAGTTAATGCCCCCACTGCACTGGCGTAAATCATCACAGTGCGGGCGTTCTCAGGGTCATGGAGGGCATCAACGCCATGTTTTTGTAGTTGATGCAGAAATCCGGCAACAAAGCCGTCTCCTGCTCCCGTGGTGTCTTGCACCGTCACGGGAAACGCCTCGATGTTCCCCACCACATCGCCAAAACAGTAACTACAGCCGCGATCGCCCCGCGTGATCATCAGCTTACTCACCCCGGGCAGTTGTGTGGCCACCTCTGTTACCACCTGGGTGTTAAACAGAAAATCCGCTTCCTCTTCCGAGAGTTTTAGCAAATCGGCATCGGCGATCGCCTTACGAATCGTCGCCTTTGCTGACTCAACATCCTGCCAAAACACCGGCCGCCAGTTCACATCGATCAGCACTTGCACTCCATGCTGTTGGGCCAAGTCTCGACAGCGGGCGATCGCTTGCTGTGACTGGGGATAGGCCAGTTCCAGGGTCCCCATTACCAAATACTCCGCTTCCACAAACAGGGATTCAGGAATTTGTCCCGCATCCAGGCGAGTGTCGGCAAAGTCGGCACTGTCGAACCCTCCAAACCCGGCAAATTCGCGATCGCCCTCCTCGCTTCGCACCACATACACCTGTCGGGTGGGGGCCTCGGGATGTCGCTGTATCCCCGTTATCTCAACTCCCACATCGTTTAAAACCTGAACTAACTCATCCCCCGGTTCATCGTTCCCGACACAGCCAATAAATCCCGCCGGGGTTCCCAACTTCACTAATCCACAAGCCACGTTCGCGGGCGCACCTCCGGGGTAGGGAGTCCAAGAGTCAACCTCATCATAGGGTTTGCCCACTTGATCGGCTAGGCAGTCAAAAAGGATTTCTCCCAGACACAAAACGTTTGAAGTCATAATGGGTTAAGAAGGCAGTAGGCAGTAGGCAGTAGGCAGTAGGGTAGAAGAGGGCAAGGTCGCCCTCTTGTGGTCAGCGAGCGGTAGCCGAGCTGTGGTCGGTGAGCGATAGCCGAACCGTGGTCACCCTCTATCCACTATCATCTACCATTCATCGTGTTGATTATTTTTGACGGCAATTGCAATCTTTGTGTCACCTTAGTGAAACTTCTGGAATCTTTGGACAAGGGCGATCGCTTTCGGTATGTGCCGATGCAGGAGGAACGGGTGTTGTCCCAATTTGAGATTACGCCCCAGGGCTGCGAGTTGGGTATGATTCTGCTGAACCCCGACAATCCTCAGGAACGTTGGCAGGGAACGGCGGCGGCTGAGGAGATTGGGCGACGACTTCCGGCTGGGGAGGTGTTTGTTTCAGCGTATCGCAACTTACCGGGCCTGAAGAATTTAGGTGACGGGGTTTATGAGCAAGTGCGGGATAATCGCTATGATTGGTTCGGCCGCCGGGATAGTACCTATGTGTCTCAGTATCCCCCTGATTTTAAAGCTGACGCAGCTGAATAGCGACTCCAGGCTCGTCGGAACCAGCGATAGGCTAGGACAACGCTATGGGGAACACAGAGGGCAAACAGGTTGAGGCCCAAACAGAGACTGGCGAGACTCAGTAAGATGAACGTGGGGGCTTGTACCACACCCACCGCAAACCAAGTCCAAACATGGAGAATCATCGTTACGGCAAAAATCATCGCCATAGCGGCTGATAGGAGCCTGATGGACAGGGGTTTACGGGTCGCAACGACTCCCAACGTGGTAAGGGTGTTTAGGAGGTTTGCAGGGACGAGAAAGGCGCAAATGCCGAGACAGTGGAGACGAGAGAGTTCGGCGATATGGGTAAAATCGATCATATTGACGTTTAATCCTGTTGAGGTGGCCGAAGCCCAGTTTCGAGGCAGTTTTGATGTATCCGTGCCGACTAGGGTGCAGACTATATTTTATCGGTTCTGGCCAAGATTACGAGTTGGCGTTGTCCATTTTTTGCATCATGGCGATTTATGTCTATTGGGGAGAGGATGAGTTTGCCTGCGATCGCGCGGTACAGACGTTACGCGATCGCAGTCTCGATCCGGCTTGGGGTTCGTTTAACTTCGACAAAATCCCCGCTGATACCCCGGATGCCACAATTGAAGGGTTAAATCAGGCGATGACTCCTCCCTTTGGCGGTGGACAACGCTTTGTCTGGTTAGTGGACAGCCCGATTTTGCAACAATGTTCCCAAGATCTCCAGAAAAACCTTGAACGCACCCTTCCCCAACTCCCAGAGAGTTCGGTGTTACTCCTCACCAGTCGCAAAAAACCGGATCAGCGGCTGAAATCCACTAAACTGTTCAAAAAGCTGGCTGAGTTTCAGGAATTTTCCTCAATTCCTCCCTGGAAAACGGAACTCCTGATTCGCCGAGTTCGCGAGGTTGCCCGGAGTCTGGAGGTTTCGATTACGCCAGTGGCGGCGGAACGGTTGGCGGAAGCGGTGGGAAATAATACTCGCCAGCTATTTACGGAACTCGAGAAGCTAAAACTGTTTGTGGGAGACGAACAGGTGGGGGTAAATGCGGTTGAGGAACTGGTCACCACCACCACGCAAACGAGTTTACAACTGGCGAAAACGATTCTTCAGGGAGATACGGCGGGGGCTTTGGGTTTGGTTCATGATTTAATTGCCCGTAATGATGTTCCTATTGTCATTTCGGCGACGTTGATTGGGCAATTTCGCACCTGGCTTTGGGTGAAGTTGATGATAGAGTTACGAGAACGGGATGAGAAGGCGATCGCCCAGGCGGCAGAGGTGGGAAACCCAAAACGCATTTACTTTCTCCGTCAAGAGGTGAGTCGCATTTCTCTGGGACAGTTACAGCAAACGTTACCGATTTTATTAGCTTTGGAGACTCAGTTAAAGAGTGGTGGGGATGCGATCGCCACTTTGCAAATGAGGGTGATAGAATTATGCGGTGTTTGTCGGGGATAAGTTCAGAGGAAGAGGAGAACCACAGAGTCACAGAGGACACAGAGGAAGAGAGAGAAATCTGTAGGGGCGAACGGTGTTCAGCGAGCGGTAGTCG contains these protein-coding regions:
- a CDS encoding DUF445 family protein encodes the protein MLHPDVWFLLIPPIAGGIIGYFTNDLAIKMLFRPYRAYYIGKYRLPFTPGLIPRNQERLATRVSDTIMGSLLTPGELQKIARRLLAIERIQGAILWLLKMAQGSLKADPNDKSNKIIAGILRDLVGRSLPRILKVLARREDFLDRQLNQIFDDVLLEFQLTDSQAYQLSDWLMKIALSPNAVRLALIDFLTDRNILIIDESFREKSSGTYWLVANVLGLRNALIRLRNFCLDDREQANKRLEEVIDSLSLQSRLKEFLQNLSLQNLPVSTVRQLRKTLKESVRKYIKTEGRPLFESLSSSVDFENVAQIAITRLQSSSAVNESLEPISYELALVLDRYLEEDLEKIVAQAIPILSIDKVIVDRVNATSPENLEMAVEGIVKSELQAIVNLGGLLGIFVGLVQSGILLLRP
- the ubiE gene encoding bifunctional demethylmenaquinone methyltransferase/2-methoxy-6-polyprenyl-1,4-benzoquinol methylase UbiE, yielding MQPDAAEIQQLFDRIAPLYDRLNDSLSFGTHRIWKQMAVNWSGAKAGDRVIDVCCGSGDIALLLAEVVGKMGTVVGTDFSAAQLEVARGRSYQQLRPVDWVQGDALNLPFEDNSFDAATMGYGLRNLTDIPQGLGELYRILKPGAAVAILDMHRPQSAGMRAFQQWYLNTLVVPTAQRFRLKEEYAYIAPSLDRFPSGRQQVQLAQSTGFERVVHYPLMGGMMGVLVAHKP
- a CDS encoding response regulator is translated as MLVVDDEPDNLDLLYRTFRREFQVYKAESGIQALEVLEKQGEVAVIVSDQRMPEMKGTEFLSKTVTQFPNTVRIILTGFTDIEDLVEAINSGQVYKYITKPWDPNELRGVVQRAADTYELLKQKTEELEWSQAQMAVLATLIEVAQTSADLGSSLQPIADALGENFEADTCVLQLMDGDSLSGTPVCYGEDERIDLGDDPLAKEAIASQSVQGVANVAGDAELGQLESYQTAGVKAHLVLPVVFRQELLALASLQWKSPNAVQENEVEWIHRCTQQMALALTCAKLAS
- the hisA gene encoding 1-(5-phosphoribosyl)-5-[(5-phosphoribosylamino)methylideneamino]imidazole-4-carboxamide isomerase gives rise to the protein MDVIPAIDLLGGRCVRLYQGDYDQSQTFSEDPVAMAQQWQDQGASRLHLVDLDGAKEGRPENSAVIEAITRHLSIPVQLGGGLRDRDTVARVLDCGVERAILGTAAVEQPQLVQQLCQEFPGQIAVGIDARDGSVATRGWLETSEVKATDLAQQMAQYGVAAIIYTDIHRDGTLSGPNRDALRELAEAISVPVIASGGMSSVSDLLGLLSLESLGVTGAIIGRALYTGDISLKEAVRAVGEGRWQDVPPDLGSSALA
- a CDS encoding DUF4157 domain-containing protein produces the protein MAVGLLSFFSCLTVVLSGWSISEQTIVSCISSHTLLGQLCEGKVPEHLPKPILIRLGAVSYQAIAQVMHYQYPYGSSLTLSQKRYLRPFFGDLVDRVEVVYDVQLIDNWVGANLRLDVGSSNAQVYGNRIYINDPYTPEDPEQLVLLAHELVHVRQSEDLGGLHAFGHEYFREYKRAGLRYQDNVFEREAFAIEDKFRQWLEQNFRRGSLRHRQPQRQPQRQPQRESQRESQRHSHSSPSHGFQTPEIPRHP
- a CDS encoding cupin-like domain-containing protein, whose protein sequence is MTQANSETVTNSPETQDTTIPFLPVKELSPEQWSTQTFIQEHQIPGIPVVLRQGVSEPEWNLEYLESKIGSEKFLCRFYGQERQTLDKRKWQTIGSGIAAQCLSFFEYAKLVRSGEAHREDIYLAKCPLATTPLANSPSLQAIGPQFNLYNGITDFNLWAGAGGHTESLHYDTFDGTLIQLAGQKRVVLFPPSQLSNLYPFPLIGHLHHGLKLRSWFSQVYPDKPDFEAFPGLEDAFKHRYEVILNPGDVLYLPVGWWHEVSALGEGFVCSANRFWAVFPRRRVLSQWSSWRTYFAFLLSMPFMSLKFIQALTKPNRKEELEKVLRMF
- a CDS encoding serine hydroxymethyltransferase, whose product is MTQTNLDFLAASDPTLAEILNSELQRQQDHLELIASENFTSAAVLAAQGSVLTNKYAEGLPNKRYYGGCEHIDRAEQLAIDRAKELFGAAHANVQPHSGAQANFAVFLALLKPGDTIMGMDLSHGGHLTHGSPVNVSGKWFNVQHYGVSQETEQLDYEEIRQLALKHRPKLLICGYSAYPRTIHFDKFRAIADEVGAYLLADIAHIAGLVASGHHPNPLPHCHVVTTTTHKTLRGPRGGLILTQDADLGKKLDKAVFPGSQGGPLEHVIAAKAVAFGEALKPDFKTYSGQVIENAQAMASQLQERGLKIVSNGTDNHLMLVDLRSVSMTGKRADALVSGVNITANKNTVPFDPESPFVTSGLRLGSPAMTTRGMGVEEFKEIANIIADRLLNPEDEAVAETCRQRVANLCQQFPLYPHLRIPVPAMA